One Fulvitalea axinellae genomic window carries:
- a CDS encoding sulfatase-like hydrolase/transferase has translation MISKRKMALALGVALEFFGIRNMPAYGQSEKQDRPNIVLLMADDMGYECLSAHGALDYKTPNIDRMMEDGIEFSHSYSQPLCTPSRVKIMTGRYNYRNYKDFGYLDVNEKTFGNVMKEAGYSTCIAGKWQLNGLKTGRENTLDDKRPQHFGFDEYCLWQLTKTKRQGERYASPLIEENGKVLPDTDGRYGPDIFSDYVVDFIRRKKDKPFFVYYPMVLVHDPFVPTPDSKDWADKNKRFKDRPEYFADMMAYTDKIVGKIRTALEREGVADNTIFIFTADNGTSIRINSRTKNGNIQGGKGQTLTKGHHVPMVAVWPKYKAKGKRYEGLIEFSDFLPTIAEAGGADIPENIDGKSFLPILKGRRHKDRETIFVHYDPMKRLKAPRKTGRFCRDLEYKLYHDGRFYFLPEDLQELSPLEDKDLDKKARKAKAKLAKELNKAPAWSPRKI, from the coding sequence ATGATATCCAAAAGGAAAATGGCCTTGGCACTGGGAGTGGCCTTGGAGTTTTTTGGTATTCGGAATATGCCAGCCTACGGCCAAAGCGAGAAGCAAGATCGGCCGAATATAGTATTATTGATGGCGGACGATATGGGCTACGAATGCCTTTCCGCACACGGTGCGCTTGATTACAAGACGCCGAATATAGACCGCATGATGGAAGACGGAATAGAATTTAGCCACAGCTATTCCCAGCCTCTTTGTACCCCTTCGCGAGTGAAAATCATGACCGGCCGTTACAATTACCGTAATTATAAGGATTTCGGGTATTTGGATGTTAACGAAAAGACTTTCGGGAACGTAATGAAAGAGGCCGGTTATTCCACCTGTATAGCTGGAAAATGGCAACTCAACGGCTTGAAAACTGGCAGGGAAAATACGCTAGATGACAAGCGTCCCCAACATTTCGGTTTTGACGAATATTGCTTGTGGCAATTGACAAAAACCAAGAGACAAGGAGAGCGCTACGCAAGCCCTCTGATCGAGGAAAACGGAAAGGTTTTGCCCGATACGGACGGACGTTACGGCCCGGATATTTTCTCGGATTATGTGGTCGATTTTATCCGAAGAAAGAAAGACAAGCCGTTTTTCGTGTATTATCCTATGGTTTTGGTACATGACCCTTTCGTGCCGACCCCGGACTCGAAGGATTGGGCCGATAAGAACAAACGCTTTAAGGACCGGCCGGAATATTTTGCCGATATGATGGCCTATACGGATAAGATCGTAGGTAAGATCAGGACGGCTTTGGAACGTGAAGGAGTGGCTGATAATACCATTTTTATATTTACGGCTGATAATGGAACGAGTATCCGCATTAATTCAAGGACCAAAAACGGAAATATTCAGGGAGGTAAAGGGCAAACATTGACAAAGGGCCATCACGTGCCGATGGTTGCCGTTTGGCCAAAATACAAAGCCAAAGGAAAGCGATATGAAGGTCTGATAGAGTTCAGTGACTTTTTGCCGACCATAGCCGAAGCCGGAGGCGCCGATATTCCGGAAAATATTGACGGAAAGAGTTTTCTGCCAATATTAAAAGGCAGACGCCACAAAGACAGGGAGACAATCTTTGTCCATTATGATCCGATGAAACGGTTGAAAGCGCCACGCAAAACAGGCCGATTCTGCCGAGATTTGGAATACAAGCTCTATCATGACGGGCGTTTTTATTTCCTTCCGGAAGATCTCCAGGAGCTAAGCCCGCTTGAGGATAAAGATTTGGATAAAAAAGCTAGAAAAGCAAAAGCCAAATTGGCCAAAGAGCTAAATAAAGCCCCGGCTTGGAGCCCAAGAAAGATATAG
- a CDS encoding MarC family protein — protein sequence MEDLITFGVALLSITNPVGNMAIFSGMTAYKNEADVRSIAFKAGIAILIIMLAVIWSGDYILEFFGITLPSFEAAGGLIVGMMGLSMLQSKTSSISHSKSDEEEAEQKDSIAIVPVAIPLIAGPGTIATILVWLPKFPSPQERLVLSLVCAGTTILIWLFLHFSNYLSGRLGIIGINVVIRLMGIILTALAFGMLAKGLTGLFPILQHH from the coding sequence ATGGAAGACCTGATTACATTTGGCGTGGCTCTACTGAGCATCACAAATCCCGTGGGAAACATGGCGATATTTTCGGGAATGACAGCCTATAAAAACGAAGCTGATGTCCGTTCCATAGCCTTCAAGGCCGGTATCGCAATACTGATTATTATGTTGGCCGTTATTTGGAGCGGAGATTATATTCTGGAGTTCTTCGGCATAACTCTTCCCTCATTCGAAGCCGCTGGCGGGCTGATTGTCGGGATGATGGGGCTCTCGATGCTACAAAGCAAAACCAGTTCGATCTCACATAGTAAGTCCGACGAAGAAGAAGCCGAACAGAAAGACTCTATAGCCATAGTCCCCGTCGCAATACCCTTGATCGCCGGCCCGGGAACAATCGCGACCATATTGGTTTGGCTTCCAAAATTTCCCAGCCCGCAGGAGCGGTTGGTTCTTAGTTTGGTTTGTGCGGGAACCACTATCCTTATCTGGCTTTTCCTGCACTTTTCGAATTACCTTTCCGGTAGATTGGGGATAATCGGCATAAACGTCGTGATACGCCTTATGGGAATTATCCTTACCGCCTTGGCTTTCGGAATGTTAGCGAAGGGGCTAACCGGACTTTTTCCAATCCTGCAACATCACTAG
- a CDS encoding adenylate/guanylate cyclase domain-containing protein, translating into MQEFEGQAFSSDELVMMFRSHNSLWAYSVYIIYILVLSTLIGMTYQLKDLLGPEMFRQITMGEYSTPKEEKRIFMFLDLKGSTAHAERLGHVRYSNLIRDCFNQMTDCIVAHKAEVYQYVGDEIVLTWPFANGIQNSNCIEIFSSIKKVFATNKEYYQNRYGCVPEFKGGVSGGLVTGVEVGLVKRELAFHGDVLNIGSRLEALCKELDKELLVSTDLVCFLGKDGFCSMGTFELKGKSVRQEVFALA; encoded by the coding sequence ATGCAAGAGTTCGAAGGCCAAGCCTTCTCTTCTGACGAATTGGTCATGATGTTCCGCAGTCATAATTCCCTATGGGCTTATAGCGTCTATATCATTTATATTCTCGTATTGTCTACCCTTATTGGAATGACCTATCAGCTTAAAGATCTTTTGGGTCCCGAGATGTTTAGGCAAATTACGATGGGAGAATACAGCACGCCGAAAGAGGAAAAACGGATTTTTATGTTTCTCGATCTGAAAGGATCAACAGCGCATGCCGAACGCTTGGGGCATGTACGCTACAGTAATTTGATTAGGGACTGCTTTAATCAAATGACTGATTGTATTGTCGCCCATAAAGCCGAAGTTTATCAGTATGTCGGTGACGAGATAGTATTGACTTGGCCCTTTGCGAACGGTATTCAGAATTCAAATTGCATAGAAATATTTTCTTCCATTAAAAAGGTCTTTGCCACTAATAAAGAATATTACCAAAACCGTTACGGTTGTGTACCTGAATTTAAGGGAGGGGTAAGCGGAGGCTTGGTAACAGGGGTTGAAGTTGGTTTGGTAAAAAGGGAACTTGCGTTCCATGGGGATGTGTTGAATATCGGATCGCGGCTTGAGGCTCTTTGCAAAGAGCTGGATAAGGAACTGTTGGTTTCTACTGACCTTGTGTGTTTTCTCGGAAAGGACGGTTTTTGTTCTATGGGAACATTTGAATTAAAAGGTAAGTCAGTTAGACAAGAAGTCTTCGCTCTGGCATAG
- a CDS encoding LysR family transcriptional regulator gives MDPRLLRFFVTVYEEKNISRAAQRCFVSQPSITNGIKQLEDIVGKTLFLRHKRGTDPTPEADMLYPKALGLLADLDKIGNLFQGKRERLPLTIGIMPDMPDREKADFYKKIYEAIPDVDLNLVGMEDKSDMRLLIREYKHEDEIFISVWEEDYVLCVPDNHPLATKPEVDIRDLDGYSFIECPPCEAHQQTMAVLSASGKGFDIVARAKMKSEVLALVLSGVGISFLPEYFARDKEGIVLRRVNGPGMSRNIGIAYKCENLNKPALRMVVEFFGKK, from the coding sequence ATGGATCCTAGACTCTTAAGGTTTTTCGTGACCGTATACGAAGAAAAAAATATTTCGCGCGCCGCGCAAAGGTGCTTCGTCTCCCAACCTTCCATCACCAACGGCATCAAACAATTGGAAGATATAGTGGGCAAAACCCTTTTTCTTCGCCACAAACGCGGTACCGATCCTACGCCGGAGGCGGATATGCTTTACCCAAAGGCTTTGGGCCTTTTGGCCGACCTTGACAAAATCGGAAACCTTTTTCAGGGAAAACGGGAACGGCTTCCGCTCACGATTGGTATTATGCCCGACATGCCGGACAGAGAAAAAGCTGACTTTTACAAAAAAATATACGAAGCCATACCGGACGTAGATCTCAACCTCGTGGGGATGGAAGACAAATCCGATATGCGCCTACTGATTCGCGAGTATAAACATGAGGACGAAATCTTTATCTCCGTTTGGGAAGAAGATTATGTACTCTGCGTTCCCGATAATCATCCATTAGCCACAAAACCCGAAGTGGATATTCGCGACTTGGACGGCTATTCTTTCATAGAATGTCCGCCTTGCGAGGCTCATCAACAGACTATGGCGGTTCTTTCGGCTTCGGGCAAGGGTTTTGATATCGTGGCCAGGGCCAAAATGAAATCCGAAGTGTTGGCCTTGGTGCTGTCCGGCGTCGGGATTTCTTTTCTGCCCGAGTATTTTGCCCGTGACAAGGAAGGAATTGTTCTCCGGCGAGTAAACGGGCCGGGAATGTCACGTAATATAGGCATCGCTTATAAATGCGAGAATCTGAACAAACCGGCTCTGCGAATGGTCGTTGAGTTTTTCGGGAAGAAATAG
- a CDS encoding glycoside hydrolase family 18 protein: MNLRKLIFFILLTVPFLACDTAPKSEKGPAIIAYYYPGTPPESLPLDKLSHIIFSFTVIKDGKIALQNPKTEDDLIALASRKQEFPELNIMVACGGWGGSAGFSDMAADPAKRKKYVESVISFLKKYKLDGIDIDWEYPTSAGAGNDARPEDKQNFTLLMRDLRESLDKYKDGAQLSFASGGWAGYYNYIELEKVMKYVDYMNVMTYDFVINSSPHTAHHTNLGAVPLSDIKNKNIRERYARRRNEGVPSAENTMEFCEKNGAPKSKLAVGAAFYGRAWKGALPENNGLHQPNSGVYKGWARYSDIKQNYTEANGFQHFWDEHAQAPYAYRASDSVFLSYDNPRSVRAKAKYVKDNGLGAIFFWHLTIDSDDYQLLHTIYDELNPKQDK; the protein is encoded by the coding sequence ATGAACCTCCGAAAACTTATATTTTTCATCTTACTTACAGTACCCTTCTTGGCTTGTGACACAGCCCCAAAAAGTGAAAAAGGTCCAGCTATAATCGCTTATTACTATCCGGGGACTCCTCCGGAATCTTTGCCTTTGGATAAACTCAGTCATATTATTTTCTCATTTACCGTAATAAAAGACGGAAAAATAGCTTTGCAAAACCCAAAAACGGAGGATGACCTTATCGCATTGGCTTCACGCAAACAGGAATTTCCCGAGCTGAACATCATGGTGGCCTGCGGCGGATGGGGCGGTTCGGCAGGGTTTTCGGATATGGCGGCTGATCCAGCCAAAAGAAAGAAGTATGTTGAAAGCGTTATTTCCTTTTTAAAGAAATACAAACTGGACGGTATAGACATCGATTGGGAATACCCGACATCCGCAGGCGCAGGAAATGATGCGCGCCCAGAGGATAAGCAAAACTTTACTTTGTTAATGCGTGACCTCCGGGAAAGTTTGGACAAATACAAAGACGGGGCACAGCTAAGTTTTGCCTCTGGTGGATGGGCCGGATATTATAATTATATAGAGCTTGAGAAAGTGATGAAATACGTAGATTATATGAATGTAATGACTTACGACTTCGTCATCAACTCATCACCGCATACGGCCCACCACACCAATCTTGGAGCCGTTCCGCTTAGCGACATCAAAAATAAAAATATCAGAGAACGCTATGCCAGAAGGAGAAACGAGGGGGTGCCTTCGGCGGAAAATACTATGGAATTTTGTGAGAAAAACGGGGCTCCAAAAAGTAAATTGGCCGTAGGCGCGGCCTTTTACGGCCGGGCATGGAAAGGCGCTTTACCGGAAAATAATGGCTTGCACCAACCCAACTCTGGCGTATACAAAGGCTGGGCTAGGTATTCGGATATCAAACAAAATTATACCGAAGCCAACGGATTCCAACACTTCTGGGACGAACACGCCCAAGCTCCATACGCTTACAGAGCAAGTGACAGCGTATTCCTGAGCTATGACAATCCTCGGTCCGTAAGAGCCAAAGCCAAATATGTCAAGGATAATGGCTTGGGCGCAATCTTTTTCTGGCACTTAACTATAGACAGCGACGATTATCAACTATTGCATACTATTTACGATGAGTTAAATCCTAAACAAGATAAATAA
- a CDS encoding TonB-dependent receptor, translated as MKKIFPILLFLLIPMFSFSQKGALLDVSFKDAPIEDFFKELESKTRYKFFYLPEWVQGKKVTYSKRNVSVKTVLSDVLMPMRLSFRFYKDYAVIVAPGQVIGYIPKLEDFVVEVDTLSQKGIALDKRAQRRKRRDLVTIGKVPKDGPIKRKVKVSGSVFDDGTRESLPGATIQVQGLKVATVTDINGTFSFDLMPGRYRFILNMMGYSESELTVIVNNQGEASFPMRQETMSLDEVVVTGDRPEENLKSAKVGVAKISSKTIKELPVFMGEADIVNVVMSLPGVTSVGEGASGINVRGGESDQNLMMQDNAFILNPSHVFGFFSVFNPDLISDVTLFKGMIPARYGGRASSVLDVKLSDGEKAKMEGVGGLGLTTARLALKGPLVKDKLYVVTGVRASYSDYLLRWSKEPSVNDSKAGFYDFNLKLNYVISDKSRLQFAGYRSMDYFNLGGTADYEWTTDSWGLTWKKIFNPDHSLNLSYSYNRYRSGIIDYEDIKSYNYETGIDFMKFKSAFFLNKGKHEIDYGIEGVLYDFQPSTIESAGETDLVAARETFRRRSAEFGAYVHDEFSLTDQLSISAGVRYTSYMFLGGPPEMRNYVAGETKSDASVESVEPIDDFKIDKEYNFLEPRIALNYQLGAYSSVKVGYNRITQNIHQVSNTATPTPVAIWTPSDRYIAPQKADSYTMGYFRNFAENMWETSAEVFYKQIDDYLDYKDFAELTMNDNLETELIAGEAKAYGIELMVKKNRGRLTGQASYTFSRTFKKADGDYAEEVINDGDWYPANFDKPHDFKLMVNYKNTHRSNLSVSFTYSTGRPVSYPVGRYETFNKQQVPLYESRNKFRIPDYHRLDFSYTIKTNHRLNKRWEGSWTFAVYNVYGRKNAFSIYFKDENDAPPQAYKLSVLGTIFPSITYNFRF; from the coding sequence ATGAAGAAGATTTTTCCGATTTTATTATTCCTGTTAATTCCGATGTTCTCTTTTTCACAAAAAGGGGCATTATTGGATGTGTCTTTTAAGGATGCTCCGATCGAGGATTTTTTCAAGGAATTGGAATCTAAAACCCGTTACAAATTTTTCTATTTGCCGGAATGGGTTCAGGGTAAAAAAGTTACCTACAGCAAAAGGAACGTTAGCGTAAAAACTGTGTTATCGGACGTGTTAATGCCGATGAGACTTTCTTTTCGTTTTTATAAGGATTATGCCGTGATCGTTGCGCCAGGTCAGGTTATAGGTTATATCCCGAAGCTGGAAGACTTTGTGGTTGAGGTGGATACTCTGAGCCAGAAAGGCATTGCGCTTGACAAAAGGGCACAAAGAAGAAAGCGCCGAGACTTAGTGACCATAGGAAAAGTTCCGAAGGATGGGCCAATCAAAAGAAAGGTTAAAGTTTCAGGTTCCGTTTTCGACGATGGAACCCGGGAGTCTTTACCGGGAGCGACAATACAAGTGCAAGGACTAAAAGTAGCCACGGTTACTGATATAAACGGAACGTTTTCGTTTGATCTTATGCCAGGCAGGTACAGGTTTATCCTGAATATGATGGGATATAGCGAGTCGGAACTAACCGTTATCGTTAACAACCAAGGAGAAGCCTCTTTTCCGATGAGACAGGAGACGATGAGCTTGGATGAAGTTGTGGTAACCGGAGACCGACCCGAGGAAAATTTAAAGAGCGCAAAAGTTGGTGTAGCGAAAATAAGTTCGAAGACGATTAAAGAATTACCCGTTTTTATGGGTGAGGCTGATATCGTTAATGTTGTAATGTCCTTGCCAGGCGTCACCTCGGTAGGTGAGGGTGCGTCGGGAATTAATGTTAGGGGCGGAGAGTCAGACCAAAACCTGATGATGCAGGATAATGCGTTTATACTGAACCCGTCGCATGTTTTTGGCTTTTTCTCGGTATTTAACCCGGATTTGATTTCGGACGTAACTTTATTCAAAGGAATGATTCCGGCACGATATGGCGGCCGTGCCTCATCGGTATTAGATGTAAAGCTATCTGATGGCGAAAAGGCGAAAATGGAAGGAGTAGGCGGGTTGGGATTGACTACCGCCAGATTAGCTTTGAAAGGTCCTTTGGTTAAAGATAAACTGTATGTGGTAACGGGTGTAAGGGCTTCGTATTCAGATTATTTGTTGCGATGGTCAAAAGAGCCTTCGGTGAATGACAGTAAAGCTGGGTTTTATGATTTTAACTTAAAGCTGAATTACGTTATTTCCGATAAAAGTCGTTTGCAATTCGCAGGATATAGAAGTATGGATTATTTTAATCTGGGCGGTACTGCGGATTATGAATGGACAACAGACAGCTGGGGACTAACTTGGAAAAAGATTTTCAATCCTGACCATTCTCTGAATTTGTCATACAGTTATAACCGTTATCGTAGTGGAATTATAGATTATGAGGATATTAAAAGCTATAACTACGAAACGGGGATTGATTTCATGAAATTCAAATCAGCGTTTTTTCTCAATAAAGGAAAACACGAAATAGATTATGGAATAGAGGGAGTCTTATACGATTTTCAGCCATCGACAATTGAATCTGCCGGAGAGACAGATTTAGTGGCTGCCCGTGAAACATTTAGGCGAAGGTCTGCCGAATTCGGAGCTTATGTCCATGATGAGTTTTCATTGACAGACCAATTAAGCATCTCTGCGGGCGTACGTTATACCTCATATATGTTTCTTGGTGGACCTCCTGAGATGAGAAATTATGTTGCGGGAGAAACAAAATCCGACGCAAGCGTAGAGAGCGTCGAACCTATCGATGATTTTAAAATAGATAAAGAATATAACTTTTTAGAACCGAGAATAGCTTTGAACTATCAATTAGGAGCTTATTCTTCTGTAAAGGTAGGTTATAACAGAATTACGCAGAATATACACCAAGTCTCGAATACCGCAACGCCAACGCCGGTGGCCATTTGGACTCCAAGTGACAGGTATATCGCCCCGCAAAAAGCGGATAGTTATACGATGGGGTATTTTAGAAATTTTGCTGAGAATATGTGGGAAACATCGGCGGAAGTTTTCTACAAGCAAATAGATGACTATCTGGATTATAAGGATTTCGCCGAATTGACGATGAATGATAATTTGGAAACGGAGCTTATCGCTGGTGAGGCCAAAGCCTACGGAATAGAGTTAATGGTAAAAAAGAATAGGGGCAGGTTGACTGGGCAGGCGAGTTATACGTTCTCGAGGACATTTAAGAAAGCCGATGGAGATTATGCCGAGGAAGTGATAAACGATGGGGACTGGTACCCTGCCAATTTCGATAAACCTCACGACTTCAAGTTAATGGTCAATTATAAGAATACTCACCGGTCAAATTTGTCAGTAAGTTTCACGTACAGTACAGGGCGTCCGGTAAGTTACCCAGTTGGTCGTTATGAAACGTTTAACAAGCAACAGGTTCCGTTGTATGAGAGTAGGAATAAATTCCGTATCCCTGATTATCATAGATTGGATTTCTCATATACTATTAAGACCAATCATAGGCTTAATAAGAGGTGGGAAGGAAGCTGGACATTTGCGGTTTATAATGTTTACGGTAGAAAGAATGCGTTTTCAATCTATTTCAAAGATGAGAATGACGCACCACCTCAGGCGTATAAGCTTAGTGTGTTAGGAACGATATTCCCTTCCATTACCTATAACTTCAGATTTTAA
- a CDS encoding SDR family oxidoreductase codes for MANNEKPLVIITGASSGIGMATAKLFSDNGYPLLLLARRKGHMEELNLPNTICAEVDVTDADSLVKAIAKAEEQYGPADLLVNNAGVMLLGEVHKQDPAEWQKMFDVNVMGLLNGVKAVIGGMVQRNTGTIVNISSIAGKKSFPNHAAYCGTKFAVHGMTECIREEVADKNVRLTTVAPGAVETELLGHTTDKGIVEGYEDWKKQIGGAMHTDDVARAIWFAYSQPQNVCIREIAMAATGQSA; via the coding sequence ATGGCTAATAACGAAAAACCATTGGTAATTATCACCGGAGCTAGCTCTGGTATTGGAATGGCAACCGCCAAGTTGTTTTCGGACAACGGATACCCCCTTCTTTTGTTGGCCAGAAGAAAGGGACATATGGAGGAACTCAACCTTCCCAATACGATTTGCGCTGAAGTGGACGTAACCGATGCCGATAGCTTGGTGAAAGCCATCGCTAAAGCGGAGGAGCAATATGGCCCGGCTGACCTGTTGGTAAACAACGCCGGCGTAATGCTTTTGGGAGAGGTTCACAAACAAGATCCGGCCGAATGGCAAAAGATGTTTGACGTGAACGTAATGGGCTTGCTCAACGGAGTGAAGGCCGTTATCGGCGGAATGGTACAGCGCAACACCGGTACTATCGTAAACATCAGCTCTATTGCTGGAAAGAAAAGTTTCCCGAACCATGCGGCTTATTGCGGAACCAAGTTCGCTGTGCATGGTATGACTGAGTGCATCCGTGAAGAAGTGGCGGACAAAAACGTACGTCTTACCACTGTGGCTCCTGGCGCTGTAGAGACTGAGCTTCTTGGCCATACCACAGATAAAGGAATCGTGGAAGGATACGAGGATTGGAAAAAGCAGATTGGCGGAGCCATGCATACCGACGACGTAGCCAGAGCGATCTGGTTCGCTTATAGTCAGCCACAAAACGTTTGCATCCGCGAGATTGCGATGGCCGCCACCGGGCAAAGCGCATAA
- a CDS encoding class I SAM-dependent methyltransferase, with the protein MDIEGEDFAKLAVQLRCPDENGGLNVADMMSETNSGMILNTIRVMGLANGESVLELGHGGASHLEKLMERASGLKYMGLDISDLMDKVARKYNHLFCENGIADFALYNGNQIPFGNNAFDKIFTVNTLYFWETPAELMAELHRVLRPGGECLVTFVDKGFMEKLPFAENGFTLYDIARFRDLADMTEFSLSEVRTFTEEIIVSSGDSVERRYSVARLLKE; encoded by the coding sequence ATGGATATCGAAGGTGAAGACTTTGCCAAATTAGCGGTTCAGTTACGTTGTCCCGATGAGAATGGAGGACTGAACGTAGCGGACATGATGAGCGAAACGAATTCGGGAATGATTCTAAACACTATTCGCGTAATGGGACTGGCCAACGGCGAATCCGTATTGGAATTGGGACACGGGGGCGCTTCCCATTTGGAAAAACTGATGGAAAGAGCGTCTGGCCTAAAATACATGGGACTAGATATTTCCGATCTGATGGACAAGGTAGCCCGAAAATACAATCATTTGTTTTGCGAAAATGGTATAGCGGACTTTGCGCTGTACAACGGAAATCAGATTCCTTTTGGGAATAACGCTTTCGATAAAATTTTCACAGTAAATACTCTTTACTTTTGGGAGACTCCGGCGGAGTTAATGGCCGAACTGCATAGAGTATTGCGCCCTGGAGGTGAGTGCCTTGTGACATTCGTGGACAAGGGCTTTATGGAAAAACTTCCTTTCGCTGAAAACGGTTTTACGCTTTATGATATCGCTCGCTTCCGGGATTTGGCGGATATGACCGAGTTTTCGCTTTCTGAAGTACGGACATTTACCGAAGAGATTATCGTAAGTTCCGGCGATTCTGTAGAACGGAGATATTCCGTAGCTAGACTATTGAAAGAATAA